TGGACCACTAATGATTGACCACCATCAGTGATGatcatttaaatgaaatgaaaaaaaaaaccaatctaTCAGGTAtaacaaaagaattttctttttctttttctttttttttggtcaagatgatgatgatgatgaccaattcGTATACATTTCGGGtagccaaagaaaaaaatcatcatcatcatcaatgaatgataatgacagaTAATGTTCATTACAACAAGAACTAatggacgaaaaaaaaaatccgattcttttgaaaacagaaaacaacaacaacgacagccaaaaaaaaaaaaccaattaatCCATCAGAATCCATctcaatgaatgatcatcattcgtccaaattttgatcattaacCAGTGGTAactattaatgaaaaaaaaaatatttctggACTTTCacttcaatcaaatcaacaaaatgaacaattcatcgtgtttttgttgttgttattgtttacttttttttatattttattaataaaatcTCATTTACCTTTGTGTTGTTGAAAGTTGAAAGGTCGAATTTAATGTTTTacttgttttatttgtttgcggtcaaaaaaaaagtaatagTAAAATTGAGATGATGTAAAAGACATTTATAGATGGAAAAATagatggaaaacaaaacaaaacaaaaaacaaaaataaaacagaacaaaacaaaacagaaaaaaaaacatacggCCAAATAACACAGTGAAAGAAGATTATTTgctattcaaaaaaaaaaaaaaaaaaaataaaataaaatttaaaaaaaaattgtccatcGTTTGTTTGGAAcaactttgttgttgttgttgttgcggtCGTTTGAAtgtataatgattatatattatgtgtatggatgaatgaaatgtagaaaataaacatttattAGATAGATAGAAATAAGGACAGATGTTTTAGATGAAATaatgtatcatcatcttgatgacgatgatgaaaacgttgtggttgttgttgttgttgttgttgttgttgttgttgttgttaatggcACGTTTTTCGttattaaaattattcaatgaaaaaaaaaaaattttccaaaaataaaaaaaaattttttccaaccaATAATACCattgtattgaattgaaattgaatccaCAGCGAATCAAgccaaaacacacacagagagagaaattggctgatgatgatggtaattaataataaacaaaaaaattttttttgtgtgcggaacaacaattatttgttccgttttttttacgcacttataaacaaaatgatgatgatgattataaaccGTTGTGAactagacaaaaaaaaaccgttgtgttgaaaaatttgaacaacaacaacaataacaacaaagcGGACACACCTACAAAGTggacaaatttttgttgattacaatttcattaaattttatgtttaaaacaaaaaaagaaattgttgaacttttttcttcatcatctagCTGCATTGTTGACATTAGCTAAatacaaaacacaaacacaggtttgaatgattgaagTAACAAACGGTCAATTGTCATTttatatggatgatgataatataatgattatccTCATactattcattattatggtgGTCGTggtcattgatttttttttctggtttccCTTATGATTGTCACACCATTCAGTTGTTAAGGGCAACAACAtttacacaaacatacactgTTCACCGATTCGTACGATGGTCAAACACTAACTGAATGAGTGTGTGGCCGTATCTCGTCtagtatatgatgatggcaatgtgtgtctgtgtgtgtggcagAGATCATCGTGAGATGTGATGTCGATTTTGATAATGGCAATGAGTatctgtgtctgtgtgtgtgtccactCAATTGTCGATATTCATAGGATAGCGGTTAGTAAGAAAACAACAGGTGAAgaatgaaggaaaaaaaaacaaaaaataagaaagaGAACAGCATGCAGGTGGAAAAggctacttttttttatcatcatacaggtgtgtgtgtgtatgtcttgAAAATtgcgccaaaaaaaattttgaaaaataaaaattttcaccacCAGATTCGCCATCTAtattttgtcattattaaattaatttgatttgatttgatttttgtttaaaaaagaattttatttcgttattgaattcaatacggcaatacatcatcaacacacaTCAATCATGCCaaaaaccaataataatgatatgtttgaaaaatcaaacaaattcaattcatccaaAATCGCTACTGATTCAGCATTCATTGACACGACAATTAAATCTTTTATTACATCATTATCGGtcaaagaaaattcattggacaataaaaacattgaaaaatgtccattagaaatgaaaaaaacaccaaTCAATATGGATAGAGTGGATAATCTTGATGATATTGTATTGATTGGTTCATCGGAAGAAATATATCGATTAAAAGTGCATAAAtataaagaaataaaaaattacatcAAAGGTGAAATATTGGGTAGAGGAAAATTTGGTGTTGTACgtgaatttattgataaaaaaacattaaaacgTTTTGCTGGTAAAATTATCCGTTTTAATATATTAAAACGTAATACACATCTTCGTCATCAGATTAATAAAGAATTAGCGATTACATATCATTTTAACCATACAAATGTATTGCGTGTATATGATATTTATTCAActggtaaaaaaatttacatgtTCATGGAATTTTGTTATGGTGAATTGGCAGAATATCTTAAGGTTTATAAACAATTACCGAAATCACAATGTAAAGAGTATGTGCAGAgattttccttttttctcCAAACTTTAATccgatcgttttttttttgatgtaaaGTTATTTCGTACAGATAATAGAAGGTCTTGGTTATTTACATTCACATGGTATTATTCATCGTGATATAAAACCGGAAAACATTTTGGTCACTCCGGATGATATCATTAAATTGGCCGATTTTGGAGTCTGTCAAGAGATATCGACATTTACATTGGATGATATGGTTTTCGGTAGTGATGGTACACCACTTTATCATCCACCAGAATTATTTCATCCAAAAATTATCCATTATTCTGGaacaaaaatcgatatcTGGGCATCTGGTGTTGTTCTATATCAAATGCTGGTCGGTGAGCTaccatttttcaataaaccAAATACAACAAAATCCGATATCGATGATATATTGacgaaaaatattcaatatccattgatgattaaacaAGATGTTTTATTAGTCGATCTATTCAAtggaatatttgaaaaagattttcgACGACGTATGTCCATAATGGCCATTAAAAATCATCCGTaagtttgttttgattccaaattgaaattaatttttctttttctgtttttttttggtcccaAGATGGATgcaaattgattataatcgaaAACGTAATGAACAATTTGTTAAACTTCCAACCGACAATTGTACTATTGATTCTTATCGTGGTCTAACTGTATTGACACGAATCTATAATAAATATTATCCACCACCAGCTGATGAAAAATTGGTAAATTTTCGACAATTTCAAGAATCATGTAAAATTTTACCATTGATGCGTTCATCACGTTATGATCAGGATACAAGACAAATCGATATAATGGATGGCGGTAAACAAGATTCATTGGTTAAATTggaattgatttaaaaataaattcatcattattattcaaaccGATAGATGGCATTAAATGTTTTAtatttaattaaaaacaaaaatattcgaatttttttttaattctgaGTGATTTACACTTTGATATATTTtggaaattgatttgatatgacctgattttaaaattgtttattattgtgtATGGCAGTATTATTgaacattaatttttttgaccTTTTATAAATTCATAGACGGAACTGAAATCTTTATCGGCTaatgtttcattattaacCAATGTACGATAATATTGTGATGCTAATGCTCCCATCGGTGTTGGTGATTGTGATTGTACAGAAATTAATTGTGCAAGATTCAAATCTTTTGTCAACAATGTAGAACGAAATCCACCATCATATTTATTACTAGATGGTGTAGTAGATGCTCCACATCCAGGTACTGGATTATAGCCTTCGGATACCCATGTTCGTCCAGAACttatattcaatatatcGGTCATTAATTTTGGATCCAAACCTAATCGTCGTGCCATATTTAATGTTTCTGCTGTACCAATCATACTGATTGCTAACATCATATTATTACATAGTTTTGCCACTGATCCCATTCCAGTTGTTCCACAATGGAATAACATTTTTACCcatacataataataattcacgTAATTCATCAACGGTTTCTTTTGGTCCACCAACAATAAATGTTAATGTTCCGGCACGTGCAGCTGGTACAGCACCGGTTACCGGAGCATCAACAAATCGTATACCTTTTGCTGATGCTtcagattcaatttttttcgatgtt
This is a stretch of genomic DNA from Dermatophagoides farinae isolate YC_2012a chromosome 2, ASM2471394v1, whole genome shotgun sequence. It encodes these proteins:
- the LOC124496060 gene encoding serine/threonine-protein kinase stk11 isoform X2, with the protein product MPKTNNNDMFEKSNKFNSSKIATDSAFIDTTIKSFITSLSVKENSLDNKNIEKCPLEMKKTPINMDRVDNLDDIVLIGSSEEIYRLKVHKYKEIKNYIKGEILGRGKFGVVREFIDKKTLKRFAGKIIRFNILKRNTHLRHQINKELAITYHFNHTNVLRVYDIYSTGKKIYMFMEFCYGELAEYLKIIEGLGYLHSHGIIHRDIKPENILVTPDDIIKLADFGVCQEISTFTLDDMVFGSDGTPLYHPPELFHPKIIHYSGTKIDIWASGVVLYQMLVGELPFFNKPNTTKSDIDDILTKNIQYPLMIKQDVLLVDLFNGIFEKDFRRRMSIMAIKNHPWMQIDYNRKRNEQFVKLPTDNCTIDSYRGLTVLTRIYNKYYPPPADEKLVNFRQFQESCKILPLMRSSRYDQDTRQIDIMDGGKQDSLVKLELI
- the LOC124496060 gene encoding serine/threonine-protein kinase stk11 isoform X1, whose translation is MPKTNNNDMFEKSNKFNSSKIATDSAFIDTTIKSFITSLSVKENSLDNKNIEKCPLEMKKTPINMDRVDNLDDIVLIGSSEEIYRLKVHKYKEIKNYIKGEILGRGKFGVVREFIDKKTLKRFAGKIIRFNILKRNTHLRHQINKELAITYHFNHTNVLRVYDIYSTGKKIYMFMEFCYGELAEYLKVYKQLPKSQCKDYFVQIIEGLGYLHSHGIIHRDIKPENILVTPDDIIKLADFGVCQEISTFTLDDMVFGSDGTPLYHPPELFHPKIIHYSGTKIDIWASGVVLYQMLVGELPFFNKPNTTKSDIDDILTKNIQYPLMIKQDVLLVDLFNGIFEKDFRRRMSIMAIKNHPWMQIDYNRKRNEQFVKLPTDNCTIDSYRGLTVLTRIYNKYYPPPADEKLVNFRQFQESCKILPLMRSSRYDQDTRQIDIMDGGKQDSLVKLELI
- the LOC124496068 gene encoding LOW QUALITY PROTEIN: 3-hydroxyisobutyrate dehydrogenase, mitochondrial (The sequence of the model RefSeq protein was modified relative to this genomic sequence to represent the inferred CDS: deleted 1 base in 1 codon), with product MLGFTAKSLFANGQFHMIIKRTLKSTAIQNAKVGFIGIGNMGSNMCAHLQKKGHELILYDPNTDALKDLLAGGAKSVNSPAEVAKQADRVFTMVPLPTDVLKVYTGPDGIIANAKKDAILIDSSTVDPETSKKIESEASAKGIRFVDAPVTGAVPAARAGTLTFIVGGPKETVDELRELLLCMGKNVIHCGTTGMGSVAKLCNNMMLAISMIGTAETLNMARRLGLDPKLMTDILNISSGRTWVSEGYNPVPGCGASTTPSSNKYDGGFRSTLLTKDLNLAQLISVQSQSPTPMGALASQYYRTLVNNETLADKDFSSVYEFIKGQKN